The DNA sequence TGCGGCTTTGATTTTCATTTCGCGGGCGTCCATGCGCCAGTCGCTCCCTTGTAATTCCGACGGACGGCTTTGCTGCAAACAGCGAACGGCCAGCCCGTTTTCCGCTGAGACACTTACACGCCCGGCGACGCAAACAAAAGTCAAAATGAAATTGCTGCCAAGGATTCCGGAGTACTTGGGATATGTACTCCCCATTGCATTTTGAGGTCACTTCGCCTACCCGAACTGCAATGTGTCCGGTGCCATGAGGTTTTTCGGTGTCATCCCCCATAGTCGTCTTCGATCTCGACGGAACGCTCGTCGATACCGCTCCGGACCTGGTCGCGAGCCTCAACCATGCGGTGACCCAGGCGGGCATCGCCCCGGTCGGCTATGCCGATCTGACCCATCTTGTCGGTCACGGCGCACGCGCCATGATCGAACGCACCTTCGCCCTTCGGCAAAAGCCGCTCACCGAAGACGTGCTCGAATGGCAGCTCAGGGAGTTCGTCGATTTTTACCACGGCTCGATGCCCGGCGATTCGCTCCCCTATCCGGGCCTCGTCGACGCCCTCGACCGCCTCTCCGGCGCCGGCTACAGGCTGGCGGTCTGCACCAACAAGCCGGAAAAGCTGGCAAAGCGCCTTCTCGAACGCCTGGGGCTGATCGAACGCTTCGCGGCGATTTCCGGTGGTGACACCTTCGAAGTGCGTAAGCCGGATGCCGAGCATCTGCTCAGGACTGTTGCCAATGCCGGCGGGTCAGCCGAGCGCTCGGTGATGGTCGGCGACAGCCTCAACGACTTCCTCGTCGCCCGCAATGCAGCGGTGCCGTCGATTGCGGTTCCCTTCGGCTACTCCGACGTTCCTGTCGAAAGCCTGGAACCGACGAAAATTATCAGCCACTTCGACGAGTTGACGCCGGAACTGGTCTCGGCGCTTCTCGAAGCCCGATGATGGAATAGAAAAAAGGCCGCTCGAAGCGGCCTTTTCCTTTTCGTGTGCCTTATCCTTCGGCTCTGCGGGCGCCCCGCGTCGCGTCGAAGGCGCGGTTCATGTACATGTCGCGCTCATAGACATCGTTGAAATACTCGACGACGCCGTCCTTGTTCGGCCAGGCCGTGAAATAGGCGACATAGACCGGCACCTTCGCCGGAACCTGCAGCGCCTTGTTGCGGCCGCCGGCGATCTCCTTGCCGACATCCTCGACGCTCGTACCGAGCACCGCAGCCGCCATCAGGCGCGGATCGGCGAGCCGCACGCAGCCGTGGCTGAGTGCCCGGTTGTCGCGCTTGAAGAAGCTCTTCGACGGGGTGTCGTGCATGTAGATCGCATGCGCGTTCGGGAACAGGATCTTCAGCTCGCCGAGCGCATTGTCACTGCTCGGCGGCTGGCGTACTGCGACCGAAGCGGTCGAGCCGTTCCAGTTGACCGATGCCGAGGGGACCGGGCGTCCACCGACCTCGACCTGATAGCCCATGCGATCGAGGTAGTTCGGGTCGCTCCTGAGCTTCGGCAGCATCTCGTTGACGATAATCGACTGCGGCACGCCCCAGTACGGATTGACCTCGACCGTCTGGATTTCGTCCTGGAAGAAGTAGGTCTGGTTCGTCTTCGAGCCGACGACGACGCGCATCGAGAACTGCTCGGCGCCCTGGTCGGTATAGGTCGCGGTGAACGCCGGCTGGTTGATGAAGACGTAGCGATTACCGAGACCGTCCGGCAGCCAGCGTGCCTGCTCCATGGCGATCTCGAGCTTGTTGATCTTGTTGGCGACGCTGTCGCCGCCCGTCAGGATACGCACCGACGCCTGGCCGACGACGCCGTCAGCCTTCAGCCCGTGCTCCTTCTGGAAAGCTTCGACCACAGTTACCAGTTCCGGCGTGTATTCCGGCGTTCCCTGGTAGGCGGCGAGAACCGCCGCGTGCTCGGACTTCAGCGCCTCCGATCCCTTGAGGCGAATACCGGCAATGATGTTGGCGAGCTCGGGATTGCTCTGGCCCGGCTTCAAGAGCGTGTCGGGCGCGATCTCTACGCGCTGCTCGGCGCCCGTTTCCGCCCTCAACTTCTCCAGCTCGACGGAAA is a window from the Ensifer adhaerens genome containing:
- a CDS encoding HAD family hydrolase — translated: MSSPIVVFDLDGTLVDTAPDLVASLNHAVTQAGIAPVGYADLTHLVGHGARAMIERTFALRQKPLTEDVLEWQLREFVDFYHGSMPGDSLPYPGLVDALDRLSGAGYRLAVCTNKPEKLAKRLLERLGLIERFAAISGGDTFEVRKPDAEHLLRTVANAGGSAERSVMVGDSLNDFLVARNAAVPSIAVPFGYSDVPVESLEPTKIISHFDELTPELVSALLEAR
- a CDS encoding L,D-transpeptidase family protein translates to MKVIKTAAIVALMSGCAIATMDARPASAFTFGDFIRAGRKKTEAQQVQPTQPLPGVGTMLDPQQDAAKPLPKVTGPKYYTYKAEPLRRISTDKLLDPVVTGSVRNDALPPMLRMPLADARQFLPEINVRASGDVAKAVEAHYGARMDYIWIGAEGVNAKAKAAVAVLADAAKVGLDPQDYAVTVPADTFDRGDMIAREKELLQFEIALSAATLTYAQDTVRGRIDPNKISGYHDFKRKTVELAPLLDKLSASSDVATLLNDQNPKSAQFAALSVELEKLRAETGAEQRVEIAPDTLLKPGQSNPELANIIAGIRLKGSEALKSEHAAVLAAYQGTPEYTPELVTVVEAFQKEHGLKADGVVGQASVRILTGGDSVANKINKLEIAMEQARWLPDGLGNRYVFINQPAFTATYTDQGAEQFSMRVVVGSKTNQTYFFQDEIQTVEVNPYWGVPQSIIVNEMLPKLRSDPNYLDRMGYQVEVGGRPVPSASVNWNGSTASVAVRQPPSSDNALGELKILFPNAHAIYMHDTPSKSFFKRDNRALSHGCVRLADPRLMAAAVLGTSVEDVGKEIAGGRNKALQVPAKVPVYVAYFTAWPNKDGVVEYFNDVYERDMYMNRAFDATRGARRAEG